The genomic segment ACTGAATCAgcaactttttttcttgttgcgTGGGTAGGAAGTGCCTAAATAATGCAGTTGTGTTTTATTAACTGCAACTgtcattatacagtatatttccaAAGAGCTTTTCTTGGTTGGAAAGAGTGCAGTCTCTTCCTCTGTTTACATCAAGCAGCCATCTGTTAGTGACTCCTCACAGGCTAAGAAAACATTTTGAACTCTTAAATAATTCAGGAGCTTaattctcctctcctcttagTACACTTGTGCCACCCTCGGTATTTTGACGCACTTCAGACCAAAACTTTACTCTGAGCAGCTTTATACATAACAGCCCAGACAGCCTTAGTCATGCTGTGTGCGTAGAGTTTGCCGAGGTCAGAGTAGTGATTCGCCAAACACCTGCTGACTTCAGCAGCTGAATGCAGACATAGCTCCAGTTTTTCTGAGCGAAAAGTAGTGTGAATTGATTGTGCAATTTGTAGCCTAAGGAAAATACAATCCCTGAATACCAACTTGATCACTTTTGTAGAAACTGAGTGGATGGATGGCAACCCGCAAAAGTTACTGGCTTTATTCAGAACCAAATATTAGCCCAATGAGCACCCAGGGCCTCTGTAGAGTCGcttgctttttatttccatgttGTTAAGTTAAACTGACCGATTGTCCTGCCTTGGTTGTTGAGAGATGTATCCAACTCCTCGAGGTTTCAGAGCCAAAGGAACagaactattttattttatttgtttataaaaACTTGAAGGAGAACCAAAGTTGCAATGTTTTACAACTGTGATATATCAATTCTGAAAAATGAATTGGACATTTTTAATCGTCAGTCATCATTTTGTGAGAATAGcagccacattttaaaagtggTGGATATTACCTTTAGGGATTAAACTGTCTGATTTAGGACACTTTGGCACTGTTGAAAATGTTCAATGTAAAAAACACAGGATCCTCACAACTGAGTGCACTGTTTCCTGTGTCCACTAAAGGGACAGAACTGGTTTAATGTCCCGTTTGTAGACTGTGCTCCCTCTCCTGGTTTGCTTTATTCTCCTCTCACCCTGTCTAGTGTTACCTGTCTGTTCTATGTTCATGTACTGATTTCAGACACTGCTTACTGCTGTTACTCACCCATCTGACCATTTCACTTCTCTATTTCACCCATGGGTCCAGATGGGTGGGATTCGAGCACCATGACTTCCAGGGCCAGCAGTTCATCCTGGAGAGGGGCGAGTACCCAAACTGGGATGCCTACAGTGGCTCCCTGTCCTACCACAACGAGCGCTTCATGTCCTTCCGCCCCATCTACTGCGCTGTGAGTACATGCAGAATAAGACATAGGAAGAGAGAAGCGGGAGTGAAAGAGCGAGAAAGGCCGAATGGAAATGAGAAGATAGTGAGTGACAGAGTGATGCCACACAGCAAGTGACtgaaacaaaaatagaaatgaGACAACTGGGGGCTGAATGTCTGTTGCTCTGTACGTCTGTCTGACAGGCCTAACACTAGGGCtgcgtagggctgggcgatatggagaagatcagatatcaccatgctcttgaccaaatacattgaAAGCGATATTGCGACAacattgtagggttgacaattggtgctttcacaaaatattataaTAAGATTTGTGatcaataatcatcaataatgtggatatcatgtctaagtgggtaaaggcaaatattagaacagctagaacagtctggtaagttcagaaaatgacatcacttaaccaggaaaagacaacacttatgccatattatgatatccaaaatctaagacgatatctagtctcatatcacgatatccatttatattgatatattgcccagccctagggcGTAATCGCGAAATTTAAATCGCGGTTACGATTTCAGCTCACAATGATcgcaaaaacagaataatcgagaaaaacaatattattaaaCTCTtactttgtcttgtgttcttaatggagaaaacacatttcaaatggGAAAAGTGTCCACACTTTGTTTAACCTTTTCACTGTTCCATAATTTCCAACATCTTTCCGAAGTCAATGACACTAGCTCTCTgttgcacccccccccccacacacacacacacacacacacagtctcaccaCAGCAGCCGTATGATGATCTTTGAGAGAGAGAACTTCATGGGCCAATGCACCGAGCTGTGCGACGACTACCCCTCCCTGCAGGCCATGGGCTGGTTCAGGCCCGAGGTGGGATCCATGCACGTTCAGTGTGGAGCGTAAGTCCCTGCTTCACCCCAACACATTCTAGTTCTAGtctgttgccggttagcatgttgtgagtaaaagtgagccaacaaaagacaaaaaaacaacctaattacttgcactgagacaaaaaatttgttggcccacctatctacagccagggtagaccgtgataagccctatttcaacaaacggtggcgtattcctttaagcaaaggaccccttaactgagagagatggATCAGGTACCCTATCTtatatactacatatattgtataaaatgaagttgtgTATTAAActaggcctacaataacgtgtgggTCTTTTTAGTGCATAAAAGAGCTAATAAAATAATAGTTGTTGGcatgacttttttaaatcatgttttaatactAAACGTACATGGGGCACAGTGactccttaggatgaactgtatctgtggatctGTGGAGACTCTTagagactaccttacctatgggGCAATAAGCCTGTTTATAGACTGATTTAAATTTGCTAATaaaatgttggattcatgttaagacgctttagtttttgaaaaaaaaactcaaaaaaattaacaataatttggtgcaaaaccatacacatttttttctagATCTGGGTACAAAAAAGGATCAAATGCAGGTATCGTTTGACTGAAGAAGTTCCGATACTACTTGGTACTGGGTTATTTCGTTTGATACCTTAAAGGTTTCGAGTACAGatgtacccagccctacacacTTTACTCTCAAGTCGGTTCTTCTCAGCgtgtctgctttttttttttctccttctgcaccggatttttaatgaatacatttcATCCTCCACACTTTGATCTATAAAACGCTGAACTCCCGCTTAAATGGTCCCTCTTGAGTAGCTTCAAAAAGTCCCCAAACAGTTGTTGCGCCTCTTTCTCAAAGCTGGATCACACCTATATTCAGCGAAATATTAAAAACCATGATGTCATTGTTCTTAGCCACCCTAGCAGCATGGCtttagggatggcaatgtcgaTTGGTCCACTGTTTggatccagactgaaatatctcaacatctccAGGACCGCTGTTGTATTTTGTTGCTATAAAATGTTCCACTCAGTTCATTTATACCTTTTCAATTCTTTAACATATGCATTTAATCTGAATACCACCTGGAGAAATTCTTACTGTAAAGCaagtcagaaacatttaaatgagCTTTTCTTACTTACCTTCTTGAACCTCTTCCCCCTGCCTCTGTCTTTCTTCAGCTTTGTGTGCTATGAGTACCCGGGCTACAGAGGCCAGCAGTACATCATGGAGTGTGAGAAACA from the Perca flavescens isolate YP-PL-M2 chromosome 2, PFLA_1.0, whole genome shotgun sequence genome contains:
- the LOC114573266 gene encoding beta-crystallin A1-2; this translates as MNRFTKTHMTSPMYFPGMGTSPFFKVTVFDREHFQGKCLEFTSECCNIHNCGLDNIRSIRVESGAWVGFEHHDFQGQQFILERGEYPNWDAYSGSLSYHNERFMSFRPIYCASHHSSRMMIFERENFMGQCTELCDDYPSLQAMGWFRPEVGSMHVQCGAFVCYEYPGYRGQQYIMECEKHSGDYQHWRNWGSHCQTPKIQSIRRIRD